The Geobacillus genomosp. 3 genome segment GGACTGCTTTGCAAGGAGACGCACGAAACGGTCATCCGTTTTGCGCCGCCGCTCATTATTACGAAAGAAGAGCTCGACTGGGCGATTGAGCGGATTGTAAAGGTGCTGTCCGAACCGGCCGCTGTTTAAAGAAACGGAGAAAGGGTGTCCCGAAAATACGGCGGGGCGCCTTTTTGTTTTGCGGGGAATGGCGGTTTTCTGTTAAGATAGGGAAAGGATTGCATTGACGATGCATAAACATCCTACATAAGCGAAGGGCGAGCGAATGGAGGAAGAACGCGTGCAGGCTTGGATCACCGATTTTATGGAGCAATTCGGATATATCGGCATTTTTTTGATGATCGCGCTTGAAAATATTTTCCCGCCGATTCCGTCGGAAGTCATTTTGCCGTTTGGCGGGTTTATGACGACATACACGTCTTTGACGGTGCCGGGCGTTATTGCGGCGGCGACTGCCGGTTCGGTCGTCGGGGCGTTGGTGCTGTATGGCGTCGGCCGGCTATTGTCTGTCGAGCGGCTTGAGCGGATCGTCGACCGCTGGGGCGGATGGCTGCGGGTGAAGCCGGAAGATATCGCCAAAGCGAACCGGACGTTTCAACGCTACGGGGTATGGGCGGTGTTTCTCGGCCGCATGATCCCGCTTGTGCGCAGTTTGATTTCCATTCCGGCCGGCATGGCGAAGATGAACGTATGGCTGTTTGTCTGGCTGTCGGTATTAGGGACGCTCATTTGGAATACGATTTTAATTTCCGTTGGCGCGGCGCTCGGCCAGTCGTGGGGAAAAGTATCCGACGTGATTGGCGCGTACGCTGAAGTCGTCTATGTCATCATCGCGATTGTCCTTGCCGTTGTGGTTGTCCGCTTTTGGAAAAGACGCCGGGTTTCATGAACCGGCGCCTTTTTTGTGGGTGCTATCGTTCGAATCCGCTCTAATGACGAGCAGCGGATGTCAACGTTTCAGCAATAAGTAAATGAAATACGGCGCGCCGATCAAGGAGACGATGACCCCGGCGGGGAGCGGCTCGGCGAGGGCGTTGCGCCCGATCGTGTCGGCTGCAAGCAGCAGCCAGCCGCCGATCAGCATCGCCGCTGGAATGACCCGTTCATGGCGCGGGCCGACAATGGCTTTGGCGATATGCGGCGCCATCAAGCCGATGAACGAGATGCCTCCCGTCACGGAGACGGCGGCGGCTGCGACGGCCACAGCTGTTATCATAAGCACGAGCCGCTCGCGGCGGACGTGGACGCCGACCCCGATTGAAACAGGATCGCCTAAGTGCAAAATATTGAGATGCTTCGCCCGATACAACGCCACCAGTGTGCCCGCCGCCAGCCACGGCAACATAGCCGAAATAAACGGCCAGTCATCACCCCAAATGTTGCCGGAAAGCCAGCGGGCGATAAAATCGACTTTCGTCCGGTCAGCCGCAGAAATGAGGACGATCATCAGCCCGGAGAGCGCCATCGAAAACCCGACGCCGGTTAAGATAAACGGCACCGGCTGCAGCCCGGTTGTTTTATTGTAGGAGACAGCATAGATGGCAGCCGCCGTCAGCAGCGCTCCGGCGAAGGCAACGAGCGGCAAGGTGTAAAGAAATGTTCCGGCCTCAATCGGGAAAAACAAAAAGAACAAGGCGACGCCTGCGCCGGCGCCGGCGTTGATCCCAAGCACGCCCGGGTCGGCGAGGTCATTGCGCGTGAGGCCTTGCAATACGGCCCCGGATAAGGCGAGCGCCATGCCGGCCAACAAGGTGATGAAAAGGCGCGGCAGGCGAAGGGAAAACAAAATGAATTCCTCTTCCATCGAACCGTAGCCAAACAGTGTCGGGACGATGCGGTTATATGAGAGCGGCGCATCGCCGGTGCCTAAGGCGACGGCCGCCGTTGCGGCAATGAGCAGCGCAAGCAAGGCAAAGAGCGAAAGACTTTGTTTTCTCATGAAAAGCCCCTCCCTTGTTTCCGGACGACGAAGAGGAAAAACGGCAAGCCAATGACGGCGATGATGGCGGCTACCGGCGTTTCGAACGGTGCATGGATCGTGCGCGCCGCCGTGTCGGCCAGCACCATGGCGCCGGCGCCGCCAGTCGCTGACAGCGGGATGACGAACCGGTAGTCGGCGCCGGCGATCGCCCGCACGAGGTGGGGGATCATCAATCCAATAAAGGTGATATTGCCGGCGATTGCGACTGACGCTCCCGTCAGCAAAAACACCGCCAAAAACAGCGCTGTTTTCACGGCTGCTGTTTTTTGTCCGACGCCGACGGCGACGTCTTCGCTTACGCTAAGGATCGTCAGCGGCCGCGCATACGAAACAGCAATAGCCAGACCAATTGCAATGAGCGGGACGCCAACGGCCAGCTGTTTCCATGAGACCCCGGCCACCCCGCCTGACGTCCACATCGAGACGTCTTTGGAAATGTGGAAATACAGTCCGATCCCTTCAGCGATGGCGAACAAAAGCGCCGAGACCGCCGAGCCGGCCAGGACGATGCGCAGCGGAGAAAACCCGCCTTGGCGCATGGCGCCGATGCCAAAGACGACGCCTGCTCCGACGGCCGCACCAAGCAAACAGGCGACCGTGATCAACAGATAATGGGCGGAAGGGAAAAAGGCCATCGTCATGGCCAACGCTGCGTTCGCTCCGGCGGTGAGGCCAAGAAGCCCCGGATCGGCGAGCGGGTTGCGCGTCATCCCTTGCATGATCGCCCCGGCGACGGCAAGGCCGGCGCCGACAAAGGCGGCCGCTGTTTCGCGCGGCAAGCGGAGCTCACGAATGAGGTCAAGCTGTTTGCCTTGTTGATCGGAAAACAACGCCCGCCATACGTCGCTCCATGTCGTATCGGCGACGCCAATTCGCATCGAACCAAACCAAACGGCGGCAAGCAGGCCAAGCGACAGAACAAACGTATAGCGAAACGGCCAACGCCGGCGGTCTGCATCCATCGGTGACTCCCCCTTTGACACAAGAAAGGACGGGACATTCACTTCGGTGAACGCCCCGTCTCTTCGTTATTGGCCTAAAAAGTGTTTTTGAAAGAAATCGAGCTGGTAGTCTAACGTAATCGGGTCGTTGAAATAAAATGCCTTCGCATCAGCGACAAACATATGGCCGTTTTTCACAGCAGGGATGTTTTTGAACGTGTTCGTCTCCATAAACGATGTGTCGCCGTCCCCGTTTTTGCTTAAGATGAGATAATCGCCGACAAACTGCGGCAGCGCCTCAAGGGAAACGGCATAGTAGCCCGGTTTGAGCGCTTGCTCTTCCACAGCTTTGGGCATTTTCAATTTCATTTCTTGGTACAAAATCTCGGTGCCGCGCGCCCAGTTGTTGCCGAACACATACAGCTGCTTATCAAAGTTTTCAGCTACGGTGACGGTCGCGTTTTCGCCAATTTTGGCCCGGATTTCTTCCCCGGCTTGTTGCGCCCGTTGTGTAAAGTCGTCGATCCACGCTTTCGCTTCTTTTTCTTTATTCAACAGTTTGCCGATTTCCAAAAACTGCGTCAAATAATCGACCTTCCCATATGTAAAAGTGACGGTCGGCGCGATTTTGCTGAGCTTGTCGACGTTTTTCGTATTGGATAATCCGATAATTAAGTCCGGTTTTAATGCCATAATTTTTTCAATGTCTTCATCGGTCACGACTTCGGCGTCTTTCAGTTTCTCTTGAAAAAGCGGATTCATTTTCGACCACGAATCCACGCCGACAACGGGGACGTCCAAGGCCAGCACATGCCCGGCAAACGTCGATAAGACGACGACGCGCTTCGGATCAGCCGGCACTTCCACCGGTCCGTTTTCCGATTGATACGTAATCGTTTCCGGTTTTTTTTCAGCCGGCGACGCGTTCGTTTCCTTGTTGTCGTTCGCTGTGTTGCCGCACGCGCTCAACACAAGCGCAAAAAGAAGCAGCAATGCAAGCCATGTTTTTCTCATGATGAATAAGCCTCCCTCAGCAGATGGTACGTCAAGCAAACTGGTTTGTTCGTCCGCGGATCGCGGCCGATGTCGGCGTCAATGCCGAACACGTCGCGGAGCACTTCGCGACAGATGACGTCTTCGCTCCGCCCGGACTTGATGATGGCTCCTCCTTTCATAGCGATGATATAGTCGGCGAAACGGGCCGCCTGGTTGATGTCATGAAGCACCATGACGATCGTCCGCCCTTCTTCTTTGTTCAGCCGCTCCAGCAGCTCGAGCACTTCAAGTTGGTGGGCGATGTCCAAGTACGTTGTCGGTTCGTCCAAAAAGATGATGTCCGTCTCCTGGGCGAGCGCCATGGCGATCCAGACGCGCTGCCGCTGCCCGCCGGAGAGCGCATCGACCGGCCGGTGTTTTAAGTCGGCCGTTTTCGTCATGTGAAGCGCCCAGTCGATCGCTTCGTAGTCTTGTTTCGTCAGACGGCCAAACCCTTTTTGATACGGGAAGCGGCCGTACGAGACGAGCTCGGCGACCGTTAATCCGCTTGCCGCTTCCGGCGTCTGCGGTAAAATGGCCATTTTTTTCGCCAGCTCTTTCGTGTGCTGCTGCGAAATCGCTTGGCCGTCCAAAATGACCGCACCGGACTGCGGGGAAATGATGCGCGTCAACGTTTTCAAGAGCGTTGACTTCCCGCATCCGTTCGGCCCGATAATGGCCGTAATTTGCCGGTCGGGAATGTGAACGGACAAGCGTTCAAAAATCGTCCGGTCATCGTAGCGGACGGTCAGCTCCTCGGCGTACAAGCGGACCATGCGGTCACCCCCTTTTGAGTTGGAAAATGAGAATCAATATCAATATCATTCCTAAACTCCATTATAGCGAATTCGTTAAAAAAAAGACAATACATTTTTGTGAATAAACGATGAATTTAATTGGCAACAGAGGGCCTAAGCCGTTCAAAACAAAGGGGAAATTACACGGGATCAGGGCGAAACGGACAGGGAAAGAAGGATCAATGTTGGAGGAGGAACCGTATTTGGCAATCTTTCTTGATGCTGTATGAAGTGTAAAAGGTGTCTCGGCCTCTCACAGGGCTGTGATCCGCCGCGGGACGGTACACTGTCACGGCAAACTATATAGATAGCAAGCCATCTGCCTCCGTCATGCTGTTGCGAAAATGCAACAAGCGGTTTAGATGTTTTATGGGTGAAGCGCAACACTTTGTATTGAACTGTTGTAGTTTTGCAACAAATCGTTGTTGTTTCGCAACAAAAAAGCAGGTAAGATGAAGCATAGGGACGATTATTTTTGAATATTCGAAATCATTATTCGTGGCACAAAAATTGCTTAAGTAGAATAATGAAGGCGGAAGGGCAGGAATGGTGATGAAGGTGGAAGACGCAATGACAAGAACCGAAACGGCTATTTTTGAAAGCGATCTCCTTGGACGTGCGGCTCGCGCGTTGGCTGAGCACGGGCTCGACGGTGTCATCGTATGCAACAGCGAAGGAGGAATAGCCGGAGATGATTCATCAAGGAGCGGAAACGGGCAATACATTGATCGATCGTCTCCGCAGTGCCGATCATTGAGGAAGATGGGCGAGCCAAGCGGGCTGCCGTGTATGTCAAAGATATGACCGAGATGGAGCAGCTCCGCGCTGAACTCGAAGAGACGAAGCGGCTTCTCCATACGTTAAGCCGGTGGGAAGGCGATGACCTTATTTACCAGGCGCCGGCGATGGCCTACCGCTTATGTTTGCTGACGGGGCGCTTGCGGCGATGATGGACTACCATTGGCCCGGGAACGTTCGCGAGCTCGTCAACGCCATCGAGCGCATGTTTGTAACGTCTGCCGCGCCGGTCGTTGACGAAGACCATGTGGTGAAATGGCTTTACCTTGAGGCGCTGCCGACCGCCAATCCGGTATCAATCGGGGAGATCGTCCCGCTCAAACAAGCGGTGGCAGACGTTGAGCGCCAGTTGACCATCCAAGCGCTCTACCGTGTGCGCACGTATCGGCGGGCGGCTAAGCTGTTAGGCGTCGATGCTTCGACACTCGCGCGCAAAGCGCAAAAATATGGAATCCGATCATCGGGAGGGGAAGACGATGGATTTTACATTGCCAGCCGAGATTGAGTTTTTAAAAGAAAATGTTCGTAAATTTGTGAAGGAAGTCGTTGAGCCGGTGGCGATGGACATTGAAGAAAACGACCAAATTCCAGAAGACATTATTGAAAAATCGAAAGACATGGGGCTGTTCGGCTTAAGCATTCCTGAAGAGTACGGAGGCCTTGGTTTGTCGATGGTCGACAAATGCGCCATTTACGAAGAGCTCGGCAAAACGCATAACGGCTACACCACATTAATCGGCGCCCATACTGGCATCGGCACGGTCGGCATCGTCGAGCTCGGCACTGAAGAACAAAAGCGGCGCTACTTGCCGAAAATGGCGACAGGCGAATGGATCGGCGCCTTCGCTTTAACCGAGCCGAGCGCCGGCTCAAACGCTGCCGCTTTGAAAACGACCGCCGTCCGCAAAGGTGACCGCTATATCATTAACGGCTCGAAGCATTACATCACCAATGCGATTGACGCCCACGTATTTACGGTGATGGCGGTCACCGATCCGTCGAAAGGCCCGAAAGGCATTACGTCGTTTATCGTGGAAAAAGATTTCCCCGGCTTTATCGTCGGTAATGTCGAGCGGAAAATGGGACTGCGCGGATCGCATTCGGCCGAGCTGTTTTTTGACAACTTGGAAGTGCCGGTCGAAAACGTGCTCGGAAAAGAAGGCGAAGGGTATGTCAACGCTCTCAAAATCCTTGCCAACGGCCGCGCGGGTCTCGCCGCCCGCAATCTCGGCTCCTGCATCCGTCTGCTCGAATACTGCATGGAATACGCCGAACAGCGCGAGCAGTTCGGCAAGCCGATCATTGAGCAGCAAGCGATCCAGCATATGCTCGCAGAGATGAGCATGTTGATTGAAGTGCTGCGCTCTACCGTCTACCGCGTCGCCTGGATGGTCGACCAAAAGATGCGTGTCGTTAAAGAAGCGGCCATTGCCAAACTGTTCGGCTCGGAAGTGTACAACAAAATCGCCGATCTTGCCGTGCAAATCCACGGCGGCCTCGGCTACATGAAAGATTACCCGATCGAACGCTATTTCCGCGATGCCCGCATCACGAAAATTTACGAAGGCACTTCGGAAATCCAACGCAACATCATCGCGAGCGAACTGCGGAGAGAATACGGAAAAGTGCGGGTATAAACGAGAAGGGCTGACCCAAAACGCACTCGCGTTTTGGGCCAGCCCCCTTCTTTTTTGTCCTTTTATCTTCGTACGCGTTGGACTACGGCTTCTAACGACCAAAGCCGGCTGCCGTTTAGCCACAAATAAATCGACATAGCGAGCAAAGCGAGATTGAATTCATAGCCTGTTTCCCGGCCGTTGCCAAGCAAGCCGGCGTCTGTTTTGGCGGTGGCGATCGCCCCGATCATGATGATGGCAAACGCCGCCGCAATCGGGCGCGTGCCAAGGCCGAGCATCATCGCCCAGCCGCCGGCAAGCTCCACAATCGTCACGATGTAGGCGAGCGGGCCAGGAAGCCCCATCGCCGCAAACGAATCCGCCGCTTCCTCAAGCCCCCGCTGCCATTTCACCCAGCCATGGGCGAAAAAGATGAACCCGGTGACGATCCGCAGCAGAAAGGCGCCTAGTTCACGGGAATGCATCGGTTTCTTCCTCCTTGTCCAGACAGCATGGTAGTACAATGTATGCGGGCGGGTCCGCTCCCATGCCTTTCGTTAGCCATTTGACTGTCCATGGGCTACAATGGAGGGGAAGCGCGTCAAAAGTAGAGGAGGATGGCCATGAAAATTGAAGTATGGTCCGATTTTGTCTGCCCGTTTTGCTATATCGGCAAACGCCGATTGGAACAGGCGCTCGAGCAGTTTCCGCACCGGGAAAACGTCGAGATTGTCTTTCGCAGCTTTGAGTTGGATCCGAATGCGAAAAAAGAAACGCCCTTGACGATTCATGAAATCATCGCCAACAAATACGGCATTTCGCTCGAAGAAGCGAAGCGGGCGAACGCCGATATCGGCCGGCAGGCGGAGGCGGTCGGCTTGACGTTCCGCTTTGAAACGATGAAGCCGACGAATACGTTTGACGCCCACCGGTTGGCGCAATACGCCAAGGAAAAAGGGAAGCTGAACGACATGGTGGAACGACTGTTTTATGCGTATTTTACGGAGTCGAAGTTCATTAGCGACCGCGATGTGTTGCTTGCGCTCGCCGAAGCGGCCGGGCTTGACCGGACGGAAGCCGAAGAGGTGTTGGCCGGCAGCCGTTACACAGAAGAGGTGCGCCGCGATGAGGAAGAAGCGGCGGCGTTGGGCGTCCGCGGTGTGCCGTTTTTCGTTCTAAACCGGAAGTATGCCGTCTCCGGCGCTCAGCCGGTGGAGGTGTTCCGCCAGGCGCTTGAGAAAGTATGGGAGGAAGAACAACAAACTTCCCCGCTGCAGCCGCTGGCGACCGACCAAGGCGGGACGTGCACCGACGAAGGGTGCTCGATTTAAGAGGAGAAATCAAAAGGAAAAGCCGGTTAGGGATGCCTAGCCGGCTTTTTTTTCGAAGCCTCATAATGAAACAAAGGGGAAGAAGATTAGCCCCGTTTCACAAACAGCGGCAAGTCTGTATGCCCCATGCCGCGGACGTAGACGAACAGCTGGCCTTTATGATGAATTTCGTGGTCCATCGCCATCTGCAAAAACTGCTTGGCCGGAATTTGGACGCCGAAGATGGAGGTCAAATCGAGCATCCGGTCGAAATCGTCATCGCTCATCGATTCGATGAGCTGCTTCGTTTTTTCCGTATACGTTTCCGCCAGCTTGGCCAAATTCGTCTCGGGATCCTCGATTTTTTGCCCAAACAGCGCCGGATCGCCGTGTTTGGCCGCATTGGCGAAGCTGTAAAAGCTAAACAGCATATGCGTCGCCAACTGCTTCGCTGGCATTGACGTCGGCGTCGGTTTGTAACCATAGTGCGCTTCATCGATTTTGTTGATCAGTTCCAACGTGACATGACGGTGCGAAAGGAAATATTGCACCCATTGTTGTGCGCGGGACATCGTGATCACTCTCCTCTCGGTCAACGATCCTTTTCCATTGTATCACAATAAAACCATGTCTCATAAATAATGCGCTTTCTTCGCGAACAGTATGGTCACGGAAGTGCTGTATAAATAGCGAAAAAAGGACAGGGGCGAATGTTCATAATAGAACATGAGCAAGATTTAGGAGCATATAAAAGGATTTTGGATGATATGCTAGCAATTTGGAAGAAACAGAATCATTTGCTAGCAAACGAATTCATATCCGACGTTATCGAATTTTAAGAATTGATATGCAATTTGATCAACGGCTAAAACGATTGTTACAATGTTTGCTGTACCCTATTTTACTCATTTTTTCCTTAATCATACTAGAAAAGGAGGACGATGTTGGTGAAAAGGATAGGGGTAACGGTGTTGTTGCTTATGCTTGCTTTAGTTGGGTGCAGTTCGTCTGATACGGCGGGATCGGGTGACAGTCGACTCGAAGAGCTCCGGGAAAAAGGAGTGGTGTATGTGGGATTTGCGAATGAAAAACCGTATGCTTATGAGGAAAATGGTGAATTAAAAGGAGAAGCAGTCGATATTGCGAAAGAGATTTTTCAACAACTGGGGATTGAAAGAATCGAAGGTCGGCTTGCAGAGTTTAATGAGCTAATACCGGGGTTGAATGCTGGCAAATTTGATGTCATCACGGCAGGAATGGCGATTTTGCCAAACCGGTGTGAACGAGTCGATTTTGCGGAGCCGGAATATCAAGTCGGCGATGCGTTAGTTGTGAAAAAAGGGAACCCGAAAAATCTCCATAGCTATGAAGATATTGCCAAGCAGCCGGATACGAAAATTGCAGTTATGTCAGCTTCGATGGAAGTGGATTATTTAAAACAATCCGGTGTGAAAGATGAACAAATCGTGCTTGTTCCTGATATTCCTGCGGTTATGGATGCTGTGAAAACCGGACGGGCGGATGCGGCGACAGGAACTCAGTTGACGATGAAAAACGCGCTGCAGTCAGCAGGTGAAGAAGGACTAGAACTAGTCAGCGATTTCAAGCAGCCTGATGTGGAAGGGATCCCAAGCTACGGAGCAGCTGTTTTCCGTCAGGATGATGATGAGTTAAGAGAGGCGTACAACAAAGAGCTGCAAAAATTGAAGGAGTCAGGGGAATTGCTGAATATTTTGCAAAAGAATGGATTCGGGGAGGAAAATCTTCCGGGGGATATGACGACGGCGCAATTGTGCGGAAACGCCACGCAGTAAACATCATCAAATGATTTTAACATAGGAAAGGGTGAGCGGTTATTTCCGTTCAAGACATTGTCGATGTGTTTCAAGTTCTTTCTAAAGGGATTCAAACGACTTTGCTTCTGTTACTGACTTCCGCCGTGTTGGCGTTCATCATTGCGGTGATGGCCGGGCTGGGAAGGCTGGCTAAATCCCGTTGGATCCGGTGGACTATTAGGGTGTATGTGGAATTTTTTCGCGGCACTTCGTTGGTCGTGCAGCTATTTTGGGTGTATTATGCCTTACCCATGCTTGCACAGGCGCTTCCGTTTTTGCCGCCGCTAAACCTCTCATCATTTTGGGCGGGAGTCATTGCCATTTCGCTGAACTACGGTGCGTATGCGTCTGAGACGGTCCGTAGTTGCATCTTAGCCGTTGACCGCGGGCAGCATGAGGCAGCGATTGCTCTCAATATGACCCGTTTTCAGCGAATGAGGTTGATCATTCTGCCTCAGGCCGTGCGGATGATGCTCCCTGATTTTGGGAACAACTTTATTCAAATGTTAAAATCGACTTCTCTCGTTTCACTTATCGGGCTGACCGATATTACATATGCAGGGATGGTTTTCCGCAACAATCATATTGACCTTGGCATTCTTACTTTCGCTATGATGCTCATATTCTATTTCTTATTGGCGCTTCCGTTTATTTGGATGACCCGGCGGGCGGAACAGTCGGTATCGAGAGGGGTGGCAAGCCGATGATATGGGATTGGAATGTGGCGAAAGATGTATTCCCATTGATTTTTCAAGCGATGTGGTTGACGTTAGGCCTCACATTAGCTTGCTATGCCGTTTCATTAATTCTCGGAATCGGATGGATACTGCTGCGGCGGATACCGTGGGCATGGTGCAGATGGGCAGTCACCGCGGTGATGGAGTTTATCCGTTCGACCCCTCCGCTTGTCCAATTGTACTTTTTGTTTTATGCTTGGCCGCTTGTTCCGCACGTCGGGGTGACGTTATCTCCTGTTGCAGCAGCGATCATCGGGCTAGGGGTGCATTACAGCACATATACAGCTGAGGTGTACCGTTCTGGCATTGATGCCGTTGATAAAGGGCAGTGGGAGGCAGCTGTTGCATTGAATTTTTCCCGGGTGCGTACATGGACGAAAATTATTTTGCCGCAGGCGATTCCTCCTATCATCCCTATGCTTGGAAATTACTTAATTATTATGTTCAAAGAGATTCCGACTACCGCCTCGATTGGGGTGATGGGGATGATGTTGACGGCGAAAATGTATGGGGCGCAACATTGGGTATATCTCGAACCGTTCACGATCGTTGCCTTTTTCTTCTTGGTGATGAGCTATCCATCTTCTTTGTTGATTCAGTACCTTGAAAAGAAAATGAATCGACGGCTGGATAAAAAGGAAATATTGCGTCAACAGAAACAGAAGGGAGTGATTGCATAAATGAAAACGATGGTGCGTTACAAGGATGTCCGAAAATCGTTTGGAAAAACGGAAGTGTTAAAAGGGATTAATCTGGAGATTGCCGAGGGGGAGAAAGTAGCATTAATCGGCCCAAGCGGTTCAGGCAAGACAACGTTAATCCGCATGTTAATGACGTTAGAACAACCGACATCTGGCTTCATTGAAGTAGATGGAACACCGTTATGGCATATGAACATCGACGGGCGGGTTATACCCGCCAATGAAAGGCATTTGCGGCATGTCAGAAAGAATATAGGGATGGTCTTTCAACACTTTAATTTGTTCCCGCATATGACAGTGCTTGAAAATTGTACTGTTGCACCCATTCATGTACTTGGATTGTCTAAGCAGGAGGCAAAGGAACGGGCCGTAACAATGCTCGAGAAAGTAAAGCTCGGCGATAAGTTGGATGTTTATCCTGCACAATTATCCGGGGGACAAAAGCAACGGGTGGCGATGGCAAGAGCGCTAGTCATGCGCCCAAAAGTGATGCTCTTTGATGAGGTGACCTCTGCGTTAGACCCAGAGCTGGTC includes the following:
- a CDS encoding DinB family protein translates to MSRAQQWVQYFLSHRHVTLELINKIDEAHYGYKPTPTSMPAKQLATHMLFSFYSFANAAKHGDPALFGQKIEDPETNLAKLAETYTEKTKQLIESMSDDDFDRMLDLTSIFGVQIPAKQFLQMAMDHEIHHKGQLFVYVRGMGHTDLPLFVKRG
- a CDS encoding ABC transporter ATP-binding protein, encoding MVRLYAEELTVRYDDRTIFERLSVHIPDRQITAIIGPNGCGKSTLLKTLTRIISPQSGAVILDGQAISQQHTKELAKKMAILPQTPEAASGLTVAELVSYGRFPYQKGFGRLTKQDYEAIDWALHMTKTADLKHRPVDALSGGQRQRVWIAMALAQETDIIFLDEPTTYLDIAHQLEVLELLERLNKEEGRTIVMVLHDINQAARFADYIIAMKGGAIIKSGRSEDVICREVLRDVFGIDADIGRDPRTNKPVCLTYHLLREAYSS
- a CDS encoding iron-hydroxamate ABC transporter substrate-binding protein; translation: MRKTWLALLLLFALVLSACGNTANDNKETNASPAEKKPETITYQSENGPVEVPADPKRVVVLSTFAGHVLALDVPVVGVDSWSKMNPLFQEKLKDAEVVTDEDIEKIMALKPDLIIGLSNTKNVDKLSKIAPTVTFTYGKVDYLTQFLEIGKLLNKEKEAKAWIDDFTQRAQQAGEEIRAKIGENATVTVAENFDKQLYVFGNNWARGTEILYQEMKLKMPKAVEEQALKPGYYAVSLEALPQFVGDYLILSKNGDGDTSFMETNTFKNIPAVKNGHMFVADAKAFYFNDPITLDYQLDFFQKHFLGQ
- a CDS encoding FecCD family ABC transporter permease — encoded protein: MRKQSLSLFALLALLIAATAAVALGTGDAPLSYNRIVPTLFGYGSMEEEFILFSLRLPRLFITLLAGMALALSGAVLQGLTRNDLADPGVLGINAGAGAGVALFFLFFPIEAGTFLYTLPLVAFAGALLTAAAIYAVSYNKTTGLQPVPFILTGVGFSMALSGLMIVLISAADRTKVDFIARWLSGNIWGDDWPFISAMLPWLAAGTLVALYRAKHLNILHLGDPVSIGVGVHVRRERLVLMITAVAVAAAAVSVTGGISFIGLMAPHIAKAIVGPRHERVIPAAMLIGGWLLLAADTIGRNALAEPLPAGVIVSLIGAPYFIYLLLKR
- a CDS encoding DsbA family oxidoreductase gives rise to the protein MKIEVWSDFVCPFCYIGKRRLEQALEQFPHRENVEIVFRSFELDPNAKKETPLTIHEIIANKYGISLEEAKRANADIGRQAEAVGLTFRFETMKPTNTFDAHRLAQYAKEKGKLNDMVERLFYAYFTESKFISDRDVLLALAEAAGLDRTEAEEVLAGSRYTEEVRRDEEEAAALGVRGVPFFVLNRKYAVSGAQPVEVFRQALEKVWEEEQQTSPLQPLATDQGGTCTDEGCSI
- a CDS encoding DoxX family protein, which encodes MHSRELGAFLLRIVTGFIFFAHGWVKWQRGLEEAADSFAAMGLPGPLAYIVTIVELAGGWAMMLGLGTRPIAAAFAIIMIGAIATAKTDAGLLGNGRETGYEFNLALLAMSIYLWLNGSRLWSLEAVVQRVRR
- the ehuB gene encoding ectoine/hydroxyectoine ABC transporter substrate-binding protein EhuB; the encoded protein is MLVKRIGVTVLLLMLALVGCSSSDTAGSGDSRLEELREKGVVYVGFANEKPYAYEENGELKGEAVDIAKEIFQQLGIERIEGRLAEFNELIPGLNAGKFDVITAGMAILPNRCERVDFAEPEYQVGDALVVKKGNPKNLHSYEDIAKQPDTKIAVMSASMEVDYLKQSGVKDEQIVLVPDIPAVMDAVKTGRADAATGTQLTMKNALQSAGEEGLELVSDFKQPDVEGIPSYGAAVFRQDDDELREAYNKELQKLKESGELLNILQKNGFGEENLPGDMTTAQLCGNATQ
- a CDS encoding FecCD family ABC transporter permease, translated to MDADRRRWPFRYTFVLSLGLLAAVWFGSMRIGVADTTWSDVWRALFSDQQGKQLDLIRELRLPRETAAAFVGAGLAVAGAIMQGMTRNPLADPGLLGLTAGANAALAMTMAFFPSAHYLLITVACLLGAAVGAGVVFGIGAMRQGGFSPLRIVLAGSAVSALLFAIAEGIGLYFHISKDVSMWTSGGVAGVSWKQLAVGVPLIAIGLAIAVSYARPLTILSVSEDVAVGVGQKTAAVKTALFLAVFLLTGASVAIAGNITFIGLMIPHLVRAIAGADYRFVIPLSATGGAGAMVLADTAARTIHAPFETPVAAIIAVIGLPFFLFVVRKQGRGFS
- a CDS encoding acyl-CoA dehydrogenase family protein — encoded protein: MDFTLPAEIEFLKENVRKFVKEVVEPVAMDIEENDQIPEDIIEKSKDMGLFGLSIPEEYGGLGLSMVDKCAIYEELGKTHNGYTTLIGAHTGIGTVGIVELGTEEQKRRYLPKMATGEWIGAFALTEPSAGSNAAALKTTAVRKGDRYIINGSKHYITNAIDAHVFTVMAVTDPSKGPKGITSFIVEKDFPGFIVGNVERKMGLRGSHSAELFFDNLEVPVENVLGKEGEGYVNALKILANGRAGLAARNLGSCIRLLEYCMEYAEQREQFGKPIIEQQAIQHMLAEMSMLIEVLRSTVYRVAWMVDQKMRVVKEAAIAKLFGSEVYNKIADLAVQIHGGLGYMKDYPIERYFRDARITKIYEGTSEIQRNIIASELRREYGKVRV
- the ehuC gene encoding ectoine/hydroxyectoine ABC transporter permease subunit EhuC, with amino-acid sequence MVDVFQVLSKGIQTTLLLLLTSAVLAFIIAVMAGLGRLAKSRWIRWTIRVYVEFFRGTSLVVQLFWVYYALPMLAQALPFLPPLNLSSFWAGVIAISLNYGAYASETVRSCILAVDRGQHEAAIALNMTRFQRMRLIILPQAVRMMLPDFGNNFIQMLKSTSLVSLIGLTDITYAGMVFRNNHIDLGILTFAMMLIFYFLLALPFIWMTRRAEQSVSRGVASR
- a CDS encoding DedA family protein, encoding MQAWITDFMEQFGYIGIFLMIALENIFPPIPSEVILPFGGFMTTYTSLTVPGVIAAATAGSVVGALVLYGVGRLLSVERLERIVDRWGGWLRVKPEDIAKANRTFQRYGVWAVFLGRMIPLVRSLISIPAGMAKMNVWLFVWLSVLGTLIWNTILISVGAALGQSWGKVSDVIGAYAEVVYVIIAIVLAVVVVRFWKRRRVS